A genomic segment from Chitinophaga niabensis encodes:
- a CDS encoding DeoR/GlpR family DNA-binding transcription regulator, with protein MMLKEERHKLIMREVNLHNKVLSNDLSMLLDVSEDTVRRDLKELVEEGYIIKVHGGAISKSLATPFMKDSTVYAKDSKQVIAEKTLSLIKKDMVILTEGGTTMLEFARIIPDHLTVTFFTISPQVAITLSEKSNLEVITIGGKLCKNANLHTGSSVINQLAEIKADLCLLGANGFSSEEGLTDVDWEIVQVKKAIIRSARKTAVLCISEKLNSSRRLKICDLNQVDYLVTELGPEHPMMEIYNKEGLTVL; from the coding sequence ATGATGCTCAAAGAAGAACGACACAAGCTGATCATGCGGGAAGTGAACCTGCATAACAAGGTGTTATCCAACGACCTCAGTATGCTGCTGGATGTTTCAGAGGATACGGTACGCCGCGATTTGAAGGAACTTGTTGAGGAAGGGTATATTATTAAAGTGCATGGCGGAGCTATCAGCAAATCCCTGGCTACACCATTTATGAAGGATAGCACGGTGTATGCAAAGGACTCAAAGCAGGTGATCGCAGAGAAAACATTATCCCTGATCAAAAAAGACATGGTGATACTGACCGAAGGCGGCACTACCATGCTTGAGTTCGCCAGGATCATTCCTGATCACCTGACTGTAACTTTCTTCACCATCAGCCCGCAGGTAGCTATTACCTTATCTGAAAAGAGCAACCTGGAGGTAATTACTATCGGCGGTAAACTGTGCAAGAATGCGAACCTTCATACCGGCTCCAGCGTGATCAATCAACTGGCGGAGATCAAAGCAGACCTTTGCCTGCTGGGGGCCAATGGTTTTTCTTCTGAAGAGGGGCTAACGGATGTGGACTGGGAAATTGTACAGGTAAAAAAAGCTATCATCCGTTCTGCACGGAAAACAGCGGTGCTCTGCATCAGTGAGAAACTGAACAGCAGCCGCAGGTTGAAGATCTGTGACCTCAACCAGGTGGATTACCTGGTAACGGAGTTGGGGCCTGAGCACCCGATGATGGAGATTTATAATAAGGAAGGTTTAACTGTTCTATAA